One region of Pseudomonas alvandae genomic DNA includes:
- the aceK gene encoding bifunctional isocitrate dehydrogenase kinase/phosphatase: MPQPWPATDIARSILDGFDDYREHFRQITDGARARFEQAQWLEAQAASAARINLYEEKVFETVARLRDAFAAEALMDVGCWPLVKSAYISLIDLRFDDELSETWYNSIFCGLFSHDLISDGTMFIHTTRPSLRRARAAQTRSYKPQGQLDKMLVAIFADYRFSEEYADLPGDLQRLESQLRENLPDWVCKDPELTVELFSSVLYRNKGAYLVGRIYTRDDQWPLVIPLLHREGRGIQIDALITDEAQVSIIFSFTRSYFMVDVPVPAEFIGFLKRILPGKHIAELYTSIGFYKHGKSEFYRALINHLANTDDQFIMAPGVRGMVMSVFTLPGFNTVFKIIKDRFSPSKNVDRATVIEKYRLVKSVDRVGRMADTQEFADFRFPLGKFEPACLEELLEVAPSTVSVEGDTVLIRHCWTERRMTPLNLYLENANEAQVREALEDYGLAIKQLAAANIFPGDMLLKNFGVTRHGRVVFYDYDEICFLTEANFRHIPQPRTPEDEMASEPWYSIGPLDVFPEEFPPFLFADAGQRKLFDQLHGELYNADYWKGLQEAIRAGKVIDVFPYRRKDPDSE, from the coding sequence ATGCCGCAGCCATGGCCCGCCACCGATATCGCCCGTTCGATCCTCGACGGCTTCGACGATTATCGCGAGCATTTCCGGCAGATCACCGATGGCGCCCGCGCCCGGTTCGAGCAGGCCCAATGGCTGGAGGCGCAGGCGGCATCGGCGGCGCGCATCAATCTGTATGAAGAAAAAGTTTTCGAAACCGTCGCCAGGTTACGCGACGCCTTCGCTGCCGAAGCCTTGATGGATGTCGGCTGCTGGCCGCTGGTGAAAAGCGCCTACATCAGCCTGATCGACCTGCGCTTTGACGACGAATTGTCGGAGACCTGGTACAACTCGATCTTCTGCGGCCTGTTCAGTCATGACCTGATCAGCGACGGCACCATGTTCATCCACACGACGCGGCCAAGCCTGCGCCGTGCCCGCGCGGCCCAGACCCGTAGCTACAAGCCCCAGGGGCAACTGGACAAGATGCTGGTGGCGATCTTCGCCGATTATCGCTTCAGCGAGGAGTACGCCGACCTGCCTGGCGACCTGCAACGCCTCGAAAGCCAACTGCGCGAGAACCTGCCGGACTGGGTCTGCAAGGACCCGGAACTGACGGTCGAACTGTTTTCCTCGGTGCTCTATCGCAACAAGGGCGCCTACCTGGTGGGCCGCATCTACACCCGCGACGACCAATGGCCGCTGGTGATCCCGCTGCTGCACCGCGAAGGTCGCGGTATCCAGATCGACGCGCTGATCACCGACGAGGCGCAGGTGTCGATCATTTTCTCGTTCACCCGTTCGTACTTCATGGTCGACGTGCCGGTGCCGGCGGAATTCATCGGTTTTCTCAAGCGCATCCTGCCGGGCAAACACATCGCCGAGTTGTACACCTCGATTGGTTTCTACAAGCACGGCAAGTCGGAGTTCTACCGCGCCTTGATCAACCACCTGGCGAACACCGACGACCAGTTCATCATGGCGCCGGGTGTGCGCGGCATGGTCATGAGCGTGTTTACCCTGCCGGGCTTCAACACGGTGTTCAAGATCATCAAGGACCGTTTCTCACCGTCGAAAAACGTCGACCGGGCCACGGTCATCGAGAAGTACCGACTGGTGAAAAGCGTCGACCGGGTCGGGCGCATGGCCGACACCCAGGAGTTCGCCGATTTTCGCTTTCCCCTGGGCAAGTTCGAGCCGGCCTGCCTGGAGGAACTGCTTGAGGTCGCGCCGTCCACGGTGTCGGTGGAAGGCGACACCGTGCTGATTCGCCACTGCTGGACCGAACGCCGGATGACGCCCCTGAACCTCTATCTGGAAAATGCCAATGAAGCCCAGGTGCGCGAGGCGCTGGAAGATTATGGCCTGGCGATCAAACAGCTGGCGGCGGCCAATATCTTCCCCGGCGACATGCTGCTCAAGAACTTCGGCGTGACCCGCCACGGCCGCGTGGTGTTCTACGACTACGATGAAATCTGCTTCCTCACCGAAGCCAATTTCCGCCATATCCCCCAGCCGCGCACGCCGGAAGATGAGATGGCGTCCGAGCCCTGGTATTCCATCGGCCCGCTGGATGTCTTCCCGGAAGAATTCCCGCCGTTCCTGTTCGCCGATGCCGGCCAGCGCAAGCTCTTCGATCAACTGCACGGCGAGCTGTACAACGCTGACTACTGGAAAGGCCTGCAAGAGGCGATCCGGGCGGGGAAGGTGATCGATGTGTTCCCGTATCGGCGCAAGGACCCGGACAGCGAGTAA
- a CDS encoding DMT family transporter: MNLVDILRLLSLAAIWGASFLFMRIIAPVLGTIPTAFFRVSIAFVGLLVILALMRVDWNFRGKLKAVMVLGLINSGIPATFYSLAAQVLPAGYSAIFNATTPLMGVLIGGLFFREPLTAAKVSGVFLGLMGVAILTRAGPVAFDLQLLMGALACLLATTCYGFAGFLTRRWLDHQGGLDSRLSALGSMFGATLFLLPLFGYSVITQPPASWGGWSVWLSLLGLGLVCTAFAYILYFRLLSSIGPVKSMTTTFLIPPFGVLWGALLLDEPLGMAHVYGGVLIAAALWLVLKPGVSSR, encoded by the coding sequence GTGAACCTCGTCGATATCCTGCGTTTGCTGTCACTGGCCGCCATCTGGGGCGCGAGCTTTTTGTTCATGCGCATCATCGCCCCGGTCCTTGGCACGATTCCTACGGCCTTCTTCCGCGTTTCCATTGCCTTCGTCGGCCTGCTGGTCATCCTCGCGCTGATGCGTGTCGACTGGAATTTTCGCGGCAAGCTGAAAGCCGTGATGGTACTGGGCTTGATCAACTCGGGTATTCCGGCAACGTTCTACTCCCTGGCAGCGCAAGTGTTGCCGGCCGGTTATTCGGCGATCTTCAACGCGACGACACCGCTGATGGGCGTGTTGATCGGTGGGCTGTTTTTCCGCGAGCCACTCACGGCGGCGAAGGTCAGCGGGGTCTTTCTCGGCCTGATGGGCGTCGCGATCCTCACCCGGGCCGGCCCGGTGGCGTTCGACCTGCAACTGCTGATGGGCGCCCTCGCCTGTCTGCTCGCGACCACCTGCTACGGCTTTGCCGGCTTCCTCACCCGGCGCTGGCTCGATCATCAAGGCGGCCTGGACAGTCGCCTGTCCGCCCTGGGCAGCATGTTCGGCGCCACGCTCTTCCTGTTGCCGCTGTTTGGCTACAGCGTGATCACCCAACCGCCGGCCAGTTGGGGTGGCTGGAGCGTCTGGCTGTCACTGCTGGGCCTGGGCCTGGTGTGTACGGCATTCGCCTATATTCTTTATTTCCGGCTGCTGAGCTCCATCGGCCCGGTCAAGTCCATGACCACGACCTTTCTGATCCCGCCGTTCGGGGTGTTGTGGGGCGCGTTGCTGCTGGATGAGCCGCTGGGCATGGCGCATGTGTATGGCGGGGTGTTGATTGCGGCGGCGTTGTGGTTGGTGTTGAAGCCTGGGGTGTCTAGCCGGTAG
- a CDS encoding IS481 family transposase, protein MSWKEVSALQLRTEFVSLARQDGANIKELCRRYSISRTTGYKWLKRFEEKGAAGLIDQSRRPLSSPGKTTATPEKQILELNLEHTAWGARKIKRYFEEKGHVMPAPSTVHAILKRNDRIDPAASLIKPFIRFEHPQPNDLWQMDFKGHVGMRAGRCHPLTLLDDHSRFSLIIAACANEKRETVQGHLVSAFRRYGLPRRMTMDNGPPWGHEGDAYTGLELWLMRQGIEVSHSRPYHPQTQGKLERFHRSLKAELLTDRTLIDLDAAQQTFDHWREVYNHQRPHQALNHNVPASRYRQSELCYQEALPELEYGDDDEVRTVQANGELNWRGWELKLGRAFTGERVGLRRTLEDGKHDVYWGRHRVAQIDMNVRSVISGKRLR, encoded by the coding sequence GTGTCCTGGAAAGAGGTGTCTGCCTTGCAGCTTCGTACTGAGTTCGTCTCCTTAGCCCGCCAAGATGGGGCGAACATAAAAGAACTTTGTCGCCGTTACAGCATTAGCCGAACGACTGGCTACAAGTGGCTCAAACGTTTCGAGGAAAAAGGCGCTGCCGGCTTGATTGACCAGTCCCGACGGCCGCTGTCCTCACCTGGAAAAACTACTGCCACTCCTGAAAAACAGATTCTGGAGTTGAACCTGGAACACACTGCCTGGGGGGCCCGGAAGATCAAGCGGTACTTTGAAGAAAAAGGCCATGTCATGCCGGCGCCCAGCACCGTGCACGCCATCCTCAAGCGCAACGATCGAATTGATCCCGCTGCATCTCTGATTAAACCTTTCATTCGGTTCGAGCATCCTCAACCAAACGATCTCTGGCAAATGGACTTCAAAGGCCATGTCGGCATGCGTGCAGGGCGTTGTCATCCATTGACCTTGCTGGATGATCATTCGCGTTTTTCGCTGATAATTGCCGCCTGCGCAAACGAAAAAAGGGAAACGGTGCAAGGCCACTTGGTCAGTGCTTTTCGGCGTTACGGGCTGCCCCGTCGCATGACAATGGACAATGGGCCACCTTGGGGACACGAGGGAGATGCCTACACAGGCCTTGAGCTATGGCTGATGCGCCAAGGTATCGAGGTGTCGCACTCGCGGCCTTATCACCCCCAAACCCAGGGTAAGCTCGAACGTTTTCATCGAAGCCTAAAGGCGGAACTACTCACCGACAGAACACTGATTGACCTCGACGCAGCTCAGCAAACCTTTGACCACTGGCGGGAAGTCTATAACCACCAACGCCCTCACCAAGCGCTGAATCACAACGTTCCGGCCTCCCGGTACCGACAGAGCGAGCTGTGCTATCAAGAGGCGTTACCGGAACTGGAATACGGCGACGATGACGAAGTTCGGACCGTCCAGGCTAACGGAGAACTCAACTGGCGCGGCTGGGAGTTAAAGCTGGGCCGGGCCTTTACAGGTGAGCGTGTGGGCTTGCGCAGGACCTTGGAGGACGGCAAGCACGATGTCTATTGGGGTAGGCATCGTGTTGCACAAATTGACATGAACGTCCGATCCGTAATATCAGGTAAACGGCTTCGTTAA
- a CDS encoding aspartyl/asparaginyl beta-hydroxylase domain-containing protein, with protein sequence MTVSFVAKASVLLLFLGSTLYVHLRGKARLPVLRQFVNHSALFAPYNALMYLFSGVPSKPYLDRSKFPELDVLKENWQVIRDEAMHLFDEGYIRAAEKDNDAGFGSFFKKGWKRFYLKWYDKPLPSAELLCPRTVELVSQIPNVRGAMFALLPGGSHLNPHRDPFAGSLRYHLGLSTPNSDDCRIFVDGQIYAWRDGEDVMFDETYVHWVKNETSQTRVILFCDVERPLSNRLMTRLNRAISAFLGRATAPQNLDDERVGGINRAYAWSKSFSDGISGKVKQFKRKHPKAYRVMRPVLAVAVFTALGYWLFV encoded by the coding sequence ATGACCGTTTCGTTTGTCGCGAAGGCCTCGGTGCTGCTGCTTTTCCTGGGCAGTACGCTGTATGTGCACTTGCGTGGCAAGGCGCGTTTGCCGGTGCTGCGCCAGTTCGTCAACCATTCGGCATTGTTCGCCCCTTACAACGCCTTGATGTACCTGTTTTCCGGCGTGCCCTCCAAGCCTTACCTCGATCGCAGCAAGTTCCCCGAACTGGACGTGCTCAAGGAGAACTGGCAAGTGATCCGCGACGAAGCGATGCATCTGTTCGACGAGGGTTACATTCGCGCCGCCGAGAAAGACAACGATGCCGGCTTTGGCTCGTTCTTCAAGAAGGGCTGGAAGCGCTTCTACCTCAAGTGGTACGACAAACCGCTGCCGTCTGCCGAGTTGCTGTGCCCCCGGACCGTCGAGCTGGTCAGCCAGATCCCCAATGTGCGAGGCGCGATGTTTGCCTTGTTGCCGGGGGGCAGTCACCTGAACCCCCATCGCGATCCCTTCGCCGGGTCCCTGCGTTACCACCTGGGGCTGTCCACACCCAATTCCGATGATTGCCGGATCTTCGTCGACGGGCAGATCTACGCCTGGCGCGACGGTGAAGACGTGATGTTCGATGAAACCTATGTGCATTGGGTCAAGAATGAAACATCGCAGACGCGTGTGATTCTGTTCTGCGATGTCGAACGGCCGTTGAGCAACCGGTTGATGACCCGGCTCAACCGCGCCATCAGCGCCTTCCTCGGGCGGGCCACCGCACCGCAGAACCTTGATGACGAACGTGTCGGCGGTATCAACCGGGCCTATGCCTGGAGCAAGTCGTTCAGCGACGGCATCAGCGGCAAGGTCAAGCAATTCAAGCGCAAGCACCCCAAGGCCTATCGGGTCATGCGTCCCGTCCTGGCCGTAGCCGTATTCACGGCGCTGGGCTACTGGTTGTTTGTCTAG
- the hrpA gene encoding ATP-dependent RNA helicase HrpA: protein MTDQAPTIDKLLKNLDHAMLADRHRLRRQLLELRKKPDEAKLAQWVTRMQASCDQVLARKASVPSIRYDDNLPIAAKRDEIKEALLKHQVLIIAGETGSGKTTQLPKICLEIGRGQQGLIGHTQPRRIAARSVASRVADELATPLGALVGYQVRFEDQSDANTLIKLMTDGILLAETQNDRYLERYDTIIVDEAHERSLNIDFLLGYLKTLLPRRPDLKVIITSATIDLERFSKHFDDAPIVEVSGRTFPVETWYRPLTLEQDEEGNRVEDDLTVDQAILATLDEIAAYERSERRSPGDVLVFLPGEREIRDAAEMLRKAQLKHTEILPLYARLSPAEQQRIFQSHPGRRVVLATNVAETSLTVPGIRYVIDSGTARISRYSYRAKVQRLPIEAISQASANQRKGRCGRVEPGICVRLYSEEDFLSRPEFTDPEILRTNLAAVILQMLHLRLGEITDFPFIEPPDGKAISDGFNLLQELSAVDRNSQLTPLGRQLARLPVDPRMGRMLLEAAKLGSLQEVLIVASAMSIQDPRERPPERQQAADQAHAQWKDADSDFAGLVNLWRGFEEQRQALTASPLRNWCRKNFLNYLRLREWRDSHRQLSLICRDMQLSLNKDPADYPKLHKAVLSGLLSQIGQKTEDGDYLGARQRRFWVHPSSGLGKKRPQWLMTAELVETTKLYARMVAKIEPDWIEPLAGHLIKKNHFEPHWEKKRGQVVAYEQITLFGLIVVGRRPVHYGPVDPVVSRELFIREALVRGEIQSKAKCLSANTRLLEQLDELEAKARRRDILADEETLFAFYDARLPAEIHQTATFDSWYRINSQKDPQLLIMREEDVLAREASEVTANQYPDTLRVGDLTLPLSYHFEPNHPRDGVTLRVPAPLLPMLPPERLDWLVPGMIEAKCIALVRNLPKALRKNFVPVPDFVKAALQRITFAEGSLPQSLGRELLRMTGARVSDEAWAEATQQVESHLRMNLEIVDGQGKFLGEGRDLAELTARFAEASQAALAVPQTAKSQEPVEAKVFAPVAEKTQQKIAGLSMTVYPALVEEGGVVKEGRFPTPAEAEFQHRRALQRLLMQQLAETAKFLRGKLPGLTELGLLYRELGRVDGLVEDILLVSLDSCILEGEPSLPRDGAALAALAERKRGGWTEHAERLAKLTLDILKIWHGLQKRFKGKIDLAQAVALNDIKQQLSHLVYPGFVRETPHQWLKELPRYLKAIEQRFEKLGSQVQKDRVWSGELSNLWAQYQARASKHAQEGKRDPQLELYRWWLEEYRVSLFAQQLGTKVPISDKRLGKQWGLVEA from the coding sequence ATGACCGACCAAGCCCCTACAATCGACAAACTGCTGAAAAACCTCGATCACGCCATGCTCGCCGACCGGCACCGGTTGCGGCGGCAGTTGCTCGAGCTGCGCAAGAAACCCGACGAAGCCAAGCTGGCCCAGTGGGTGACGCGCATGCAGGCGTCGTGCGACCAGGTGCTGGCGCGCAAGGCGAGCGTGCCGTCGATACGCTACGACGACAACTTGCCGATCGCCGCCAAACGCGACGAAATCAAGGAGGCGTTGCTCAAGCATCAGGTGTTGATCATTGCCGGCGAAACCGGCTCGGGCAAAACCACGCAGTTGCCGAAGATCTGCCTGGAAATCGGCCGCGGCCAGCAGGGCTTGATCGGCCACACCCAGCCGCGCCGCATCGCGGCCCGCAGCGTGGCGAGCCGGGTCGCCGATGAGCTGGCCACGCCGTTGGGCGCGCTGGTGGGTTATCAGGTGCGGTTCGAGGACCAGAGCGACGCCAACACCCTGATCAAGCTGATGACCGACGGTATCCTGCTGGCCGAAACCCAGAACGACCGTTACCTCGAACGCTACGACACGATCATCGTCGACGAAGCCCACGAGCGCAGCCTGAACATCGACTTCCTGCTCGGCTACCTCAAGACCCTGCTGCCGCGTCGTCCGGACCTGAAAGTCATCATCACCTCGGCGACCATCGACCTGGAGCGCTTCTCCAAGCATTTTGATGACGCGCCAATCGTTGAAGTCTCGGGCCGCACCTTCCCGGTGGAAACCTGGTATCGCCCGCTGACGCTGGAGCAGGACGAGGAGGGCAACCGGGTCGAGGACGACTTGACCGTCGACCAGGCGATCCTCGCCACCCTCGACGAAATCGCCGCCTACGAGCGCAGCGAACGGCGCAGCCCCGGCGATGTGCTGGTGTTTTTGCCGGGCGAGCGGGAGATTCGCGACGCCGCGGAGATGCTGCGCAAGGCCCAGCTCAAGCACACCGAAATCCTGCCGCTGTATGCGCGCCTGTCGCCCGCCGAACAACAACGCATCTTCCAGTCCCACCCGGGCCGTCGCGTGGTGCTGGCGACCAACGTCGCCGAGACCTCGCTGACCGTGCCGGGCATCCGCTACGTGATCGACAGCGGCACCGCGCGCATCAGCCGCTACAGCTATCGCGCCAAGGTCCAGCGCTTGCCCATCGAAGCCATTTCCCAGGCCAGCGCCAACCAGCGCAAGGGCCGCTGCGGACGGGTCGAGCCGGGGATTTGCGTGCGCCTGTACAGCGAGGAAGATTTCCTCAGCCGTCCCGAGTTCACCGATCCGGAAATCCTGCGCACCAACCTGGCGGCGGTGATCCTGCAGATGCTGCACCTGCGCCTCGGCGAAATCACCGATTTCCCGTTCATCGAGCCGCCGGACGGCAAGGCTATCAGCGACGGTTTCAACCTGCTGCAAGAACTCTCGGCGGTGGATCGCAACAGCCAGTTGACGCCGTTGGGTCGGCAATTGGCGCGCCTGCCGGTGGACCCACGCATGGGCCGCATGTTGTTGGAAGCGGCGAAATTGGGCAGCCTCCAGGAAGTGCTGATCGTTGCCAGCGCCATGTCGATCCAGGACCCGCGCGAGCGTCCGCCCGAGCGCCAACAGGCCGCCGACCAGGCCCACGCCCAATGGAAGGACGCGGATTCGGACTTTGCCGGGCTGGTCAATCTGTGGCGCGGTTTTGAAGAGCAGCGCCAGGCCTTGACCGCCAGCCCGCTGCGCAACTGGTGCCGCAAGAACTTCCTGAATTATCTGCGCCTGCGCGAATGGCGCGATTCCCATCGCCAGTTGAGCCTGATCTGCCGCGACATGCAGCTGAGCCTCAACAAGGACCCGGCCGACTACCCGAAACTGCACAAGGCCGTACTGTCGGGCCTGTTGAGCCAGATCGGCCAGAAGACCGAAGACGGCGACTACCTCGGCGCTCGCCAGCGCCGGTTTTGGGTCCATCCATCGTCAGGCCTGGGCAAGAAACGCCCGCAGTGGTTGATGACCGCGGAGCTGGTGGAAACCACCAAGTTGTACGCACGCATGGTGGCGAAGATCGAGCCGGACTGGATCGAACCGCTGGCCGGGCACCTGATCAAGAAAAACCACTTCGAGCCCCATTGGGAGAAGAAGCGCGGGCAAGTGGTGGCCTATGAGCAAATCACCTTGTTCGGCCTCATCGTCGTCGGTCGCAGGCCGGTGCACTACGGGCCGGTGGATCCGGTGGTGTCCCGTGAGTTGTTCATCCGCGAGGCGCTGGTACGCGGCGAGATCCAGTCGAAGGCCAAGTGCCTGAGCGCCAACACGCGCTTGCTGGAACAACTCGACGAGCTCGAAGCCAAGGCCCGTCGCCGTGACATCCTCGCGGACGAGGAAACCCTGTTTGCCTTCTACGATGCGCGCCTGCCCGCCGAGATCCACCAGACCGCGACGTTCGATAGCTGGTACCGGATCAACAGCCAGAAAGACCCGCAGCTGCTGATCATGCGTGAGGAAGACGTGCTGGCCCGCGAGGCGAGCGAGGTGACGGCCAACCAGTACCCCGACACCTTGCGTGTCGGCGACCTGACCTTGCCGTTGAGCTATCACTTCGAACCCAACCATCCCCGCGACGGTGTGACCTTGCGGGTGCCGGCGCCGCTGCTGCCGATGCTCCCGCCGGAGCGTCTGGACTGGCTGGTGCCGGGGATGATCGAAGCCAAGTGCATCGCCCTGGTGCGCAACCTGCCCAAGGCCTTGCGCAAGAACTTCGTGCCGGTGCCGGATTTCGTCAAGGCGGCGCTGCAGCGCATTACGTTTGCCGAGGGCTCGTTGCCACAGTCGTTGGGGCGTGAGCTGCTGCGCATGACCGGCGCGCGGGTCAGTGATGAAGCCTGGGCCGAAGCGACGCAGCAGGTTGAAAGCCATCTGCGCATGAACCTTGAAATCGTCGATGGCCAGGGCAAGTTTCTCGGCGAAGGGCGAGACCTGGCCGAACTGACCGCGCGGTTTGCCGAAGCCAGCCAGGCCGCGTTGGCCGTGCCGCAAACGGCCAAGAGCCAGGAACCGGTGGAAGCGAAAGTCTTCGCGCCGGTGGCCGAGAAAACCCAGCAGAAGATTGCCGGATTGTCGATGACGGTCTACCCGGCGTTGGTGGAAGAGGGCGGGGTGGTCAAGGAAGGACGCTTCCCGACCCCGGCCGAAGCCGAGTTCCAGCATCGTCGCGCGTTGCAGCGCTTGCTCATGCAGCAATTGGCCGAAACGGCGAAGTTTCTCCGAGGCAAACTGCCCGGGTTGACGGAGTTGGGCTTGTTGTACCGCGAGCTTGGGCGCGTGGACGGTCTGGTGGAAGACATCCTGCTGGTCAGCCTCGACAGCTGCATCCTCGAAGGCGAGCCGAGCCTGCCCCGTGACGGTGCCGCACTGGCGGCCCTGGCCGAGCGCAAGCGTGGCGGCTGGACCGAGCACGCCGAACGCCTGGCGAAACTGACCCTGGACATCCTCAAAATCTGGCACGGCTTGCAGAAACGCTTCAAGGGCAAGATCGACCTCGCCCAGGCCGTGGCGCTGAATGACATCAAGCAGCAGCTTAGCCACCTGGTGTATCCGGGTTTCGTGCGGGAAACCCCGCACCAATGGCTCAAGGAGCTGCCGCGCTACCTCAAGGCCATCGAGCAACGCTTCGAGAAGCTGGGCAGCCAGGTGCAGAAGGACCGGGTCTGGAGCGGCGAGCTGTCCAACCTCTGGGCGCAATACCAGGCCCGCGCCAGCAAACACGCCCAGGAAGGCAAGCGCGACCCGCAATTGGAGCTGTACCGTTGGTGGCTTGAGGAATACCGCGTGTCGCTGTTTGCCCAGCAGTTGGGGACCAAGGTGCCGATTTCCGACAAGCGTCTGGGCAAGCAGTGGGGGTTGGTGGAGGCTTGA
- the cysK gene encoding cysteine synthase A: MSRIYADNAHSIGNTPLVQINRIAPRGVTILAKIEGRNPGYSVKCRIGANMIWDAESSGKLKPGMTIVEPTSGNTGIGLAFVAAARGYKLTLTMPASMSIERRKVLKALGAELVLTEPAKGMKGAIEKAAEIMASDPSKYFMPQQFDNPANPAIHEKTTGPEIWNDTDGAVDVLVAGVGTGGTITGVSRYIKNTCGKPILSVAVEPEASPVITQALAGQEIKPSPHKIQGIGAGFVPKNLDLSIVDQVERVTDDESKAMALRLMQEEGILCGISCGAAMVVAARLAEKPEMQGKTIVVILPDSGERYLSSMLFSDLFTEQEIQQ; this comes from the coding sequence ATGAGTCGTATATACGCTGACAACGCCCATTCCATTGGCAATACGCCATTGGTGCAGATCAATCGCATCGCTCCGCGCGGCGTGACCATCCTGGCGAAGATCGAAGGGCGTAACCCGGGTTACTCGGTCAAATGCCGGATCGGCGCGAACATGATCTGGGACGCGGAAAGCTCCGGCAAACTCAAGCCCGGCATGACCATTGTCGAGCCGACCTCAGGCAATACCGGTATCGGCCTGGCGTTCGTGGCGGCCGCCCGTGGCTACAAGCTGACGCTGACCATGCCCGCCTCGATGAGCATCGAGCGGCGCAAAGTGCTCAAGGCCCTGGGCGCGGAGCTGGTGCTCACCGAACCGGCCAAGGGCATGAAAGGCGCCATCGAGAAAGCCGCCGAGATCATGGCCAGCGACCCGTCGAAATATTTCATGCCGCAGCAGTTCGATAACCCGGCGAACCCGGCGATCCACGAGAAAACCACCGGTCCGGAAATCTGGAACGATACCGATGGCGCGGTAGACGTGCTGGTCGCTGGCGTAGGCACCGGTGGAACCATTACCGGGGTTTCGCGGTATATCAAGAACACCTGTGGCAAGCCGATCCTGTCGGTGGCGGTGGAGCCCGAGGCTTCGCCGGTAATCACCCAGGCACTGGCGGGACAGGAGATCAAGCCCAGCCCCCACAAGATCCAGGGGATCGGCGCAGGTTTCGTACCGAAGAACCTCGATCTGTCGATCGTGGACCAGGTCGAGCGGGTCACGGATGACGAATCCAAGGCCATGGCCCTGCGCTTGATGCAGGAAGAAGGCATCCTTTGCGGCATTTCCTGCGGCGCGGCCATGGTCGTGGCGGCGCGCCTGGCGGAGAAGCCGGAAATGCAGGGCAAGACCATCGTCGTGATTCTGCCGGATTCGGGCGAACGGTACCTGTCGAGCATGCTGTTCAGCGATTTGTTTACCGAGCAGGAGATTCAGCAGTAA
- a CDS encoding DMT family transporter — translation MFSLSKNALLATASTSLFVLLWSSGAIFSKLGLAHASPFAFLLIRFAIALCALVLLIPMLKFTLPKAGKPMWYAAATGLVLLGAYQIFYLLALQLNVTPGVMATLMGVQPILTVVLMERQRSWQRMFGLALGLVGLIMVVYQGIGLAGMSLAGMLCGLLALVSMTAGSIMQKRITDNPLGTLPVQYLAGLVLCAVFVPFQPFHFEHGAGFIVPVLWMGLVVSVLATLLLYRLIARGNLVNVTSLFYLVPAVTAIMDYLVFGNWLALLSLLGMALIIVGLVFVFRKSR, via the coding sequence ATGTTTTCCCTTTCCAAAAACGCCTTATTGGCGACGGCTTCCACGAGCCTGTTCGTTCTGCTGTGGAGCAGCGGGGCGATCTTTTCCAAACTGGGCCTGGCCCATGCGTCACCTTTCGCTTTCCTGCTGATCCGTTTTGCTATCGCACTGTGTGCGTTGGTGCTGTTGATACCCATGTTGAAGTTCACGTTGCCCAAAGCCGGCAAGCCGATGTGGTACGCGGCGGCGACCGGCCTGGTGTTATTGGGTGCCTACCAGATTTTCTATCTGTTGGCGCTGCAACTGAACGTCACCCCCGGGGTGATGGCCACGCTGATGGGTGTGCAGCCGATCCTTACCGTGGTGCTCATGGAGCGCCAGCGTTCCTGGCAGCGGATGTTCGGCCTGGCGCTGGGATTGGTGGGCTTGATCATGGTGGTGTATCAGGGCATCGGCCTGGCCGGCATGTCACTGGCGGGCATGCTGTGCGGGTTGTTGGCGCTGGTGAGCATGACGGCGGGGTCCATCATGCAGAAGCGCATCACCGATAATCCGCTGGGCACGCTGCCGGTGCAGTACCTGGCCGGGCTCGTGTTGTGCGCGGTGTTCGTTCCGTTCCAACCGTTCCACTTCGAGCACGGCGCGGGTTTCATCGTGCCGGTGTTGTGGATGGGGCTGGTGGTGTCGGTGCTGGCGACGTTGTTGCTGTACCGGCTGATCGCCCGGGGTAACCTGGTGAACGTCACCAGCCTGTTCTACCTGGTGCCGGCGGTGACGGCGATCATGGACTACCTGGTGTTCGGCAACTGGTTGGCGTTGTTGAGCTTGCTGGGGATGGCGTTGATCATTGTCGGGTTGGTGTTTGTGTTTCGTAAGAGCCGATAG